A DNA window from Rossellomorea marisflavi contains the following coding sequences:
- a CDS encoding winged helix-turn-helix transcriptional regulator, whose product MKQSEICPRFEKAIGILSQRWTTLIIYQLLNGPQRNSAIKDAIGISGRLLSERLKDLEEEGIIKRTVYPETPVRIEYSLTEKGYSLEPLMKGIEKWSQDWIDL is encoded by the coding sequence GTGAAACAATCAGAAATTTGTCCTCGATTTGAGAAAGCGATCGGTATCCTCAGTCAAAGATGGACGACCTTGATCATCTATCAGCTATTGAACGGTCCTCAGCGGAACAGTGCCATCAAAGATGCCATCGGGATAAGCGGCAGACTGCTCTCGGAAAGACTGAAGGATCTTGAGGAAGAAGGAATCATCAAACGAACCGTATACCCCGAGACACCCGTAAGGATCGAATACTCCCTGACGGAAAAAGGGTATTCCCTTGAACCCCTCATGAAGGGGATCGAGAAATGGTCCCAGGACTGGATCGACCTATAA
- a CDS encoding MBL fold metallo-hydrolase yields MTAIITIVLILLISTIAILSFYPPLGRKPSKTRVESSTAFKDGSFKNKEEINMGTSFSSSVGMFKDFMKKDTERKPAEAIPMVHVKPGTHIHETAITWFGHSATLLELEGKRLLLDPMFGKAPTPFPWLAGNRFSKGLPFSTEDLLPIDAVLFTHDHYDHLDYGTIKRLKDHIPQFFVPIGVGSHLEHWGVKAERITEADWWDEEDWKGLKLAFTPSRHFSGRSLNDRNATLWGSWCILGKSKKVFYSGDGGYGSHFKKIGEHYGPFNLTIMECGQYDPRWKDVHMMPEETAQAHLDVGGDLMLPVHWGAFVLSFHSWTDPIERVSAAAQQLDIPLLTPKVGERLIMEKRERGTPYWWKA; encoded by the coding sequence ATGACTGCCATCATCACCATCGTCCTCATCCTGCTCATCTCAACCATTGCCATCCTGAGCTTCTACCCACCCCTGGGAAGAAAGCCTTCCAAAACCCGCGTGGAATCTTCCACAGCATTCAAGGATGGATCATTTAAAAATAAAGAAGAAATCAACATGGGCACCAGCTTCTCCTCCAGCGTCGGAATGTTCAAAGACTTCATGAAAAAAGACACGGAGCGGAAGCCTGCAGAGGCCATTCCCATGGTCCATGTCAAGCCGGGAACCCATATACATGAGACAGCCATCACGTGGTTCGGCCATTCAGCCACCCTACTTGAACTAGAAGGAAAACGACTTCTCTTGGATCCCATGTTCGGAAAAGCTCCCACTCCATTTCCGTGGCTTGCCGGAAACCGGTTCAGCAAAGGCCTTCCGTTCTCCACCGAGGATCTTTTGCCCATCGATGCCGTCCTTTTCACACATGATCATTACGATCACCTGGATTACGGCACCATCAAACGATTGAAAGATCACATCCCTCAATTCTTTGTCCCGATCGGGGTCGGAAGTCATTTAGAGCATTGGGGAGTCAAGGCAGAACGAATCACCGAAGCAGACTGGTGGGATGAAGAGGATTGGAAAGGGCTCAAGCTTGCCTTTACGCCGTCGAGACATTTTTCTGGACGGAGCCTGAATGATCGGAACGCTACGCTTTGGGGTTCCTGGTGCATACTGGGAAAATCGAAAAAGGTGTTTTATTCAGGCGATGGCGGTTACGGGTCTCATTTCAAGAAGATCGGGGAGCACTACGGACCGTTCAACCTGACCATCATGGAGTGCGGCCAATATGATCCCCGCTGGAAGGACGTCCACATGATGCCGGAAGAAACGGCCCAGGCCCACCTTGATGTGGGCGGTGACCTCATGCTTCCGGTCCACTGGGGTGCATTCGTCCTTTCATTCCATTCATGGACCGATCCGATCGAACGGGTATCGGCCGCTGCACAACAATTGGATATCCCCCTCCTCACCCCCAAAGTCGGGGAACGACTGATAATGGAAAAAAGAGAGAGAGGTACACCCTACTGGTGGAAAGCATAA
- a CDS encoding MFS transporter, which produces MWKNKNVWILLSGEFIAGLGLWLGIIGNLEFMQEKVPSDFMKSLILASGLLAGLAVGPYAGKLIDRMKKKTVMLAAGFIRVVSVVFMLIAIQTGSVLWMVVFLMVIQLSAAFYFPALQAAIPMVVKGKELLQMNGVHMNVSTLSRILGTALGGVLLVIMPLYMLYILSLLAYAILFGLTWFLSFQEEETSTMAKGKAGGFKEVFPVLKNLPIVSMTLIMTLIPLLFIGGFNLMVINISEIQDSTAIKGWIYTAEGLSFMIGAFAVKRIGEKISPYRILFTFSFIIGIAQLVLYFAGNPVLSVLSFIIFGFAVGCFFPTAATIFQTRIPKDYHGRFFSFRNMLDRMAFQVVLLMTGLLLDLVGLPVMTVLFGGFSLIMTTIFYVRFKALQEGKTQEIEA; this is translated from the coding sequence ATGTGGAAAAACAAAAACGTATGGATCCTGCTGAGCGGTGAGTTCATCGCAGGACTCGGGCTGTGGCTCGGGATCATCGGGAACCTCGAGTTCATGCAGGAAAAAGTACCGTCAGATTTCATGAAATCACTGATTCTTGCTTCGGGATTGCTTGCCGGTCTCGCCGTCGGCCCCTATGCTGGGAAGCTGATTGACAGGATGAAGAAAAAAACGGTCATGCTGGCTGCAGGTTTCATCCGGGTGGTGAGCGTAGTGTTCATGCTGATCGCCATCCAGACCGGGTCCGTCCTGTGGATGGTCGTTTTCCTCATGGTTATCCAGCTGTCGGCGGCTTTCTATTTCCCTGCGCTTCAGGCAGCGATCCCCATGGTCGTAAAGGGAAAAGAGCTGCTGCAGATGAACGGGGTCCACATGAATGTGTCCACCCTCTCAAGGATTCTCGGGACGGCTCTTGGGGGCGTGCTCCTCGTCATCATGCCCCTCTATATGCTCTATATCCTTTCCCTCCTGGCGTATGCCATCCTATTCGGCCTTACCTGGTTCCTTTCATTCCAGGAAGAAGAGACATCAACGATGGCAAAAGGGAAAGCAGGTGGATTTAAAGAAGTCTTCCCGGTGCTGAAGAACCTTCCCATCGTCTCCATGACGCTCATCATGACCCTCATCCCCCTCCTTTTCATCGGGGGATTCAATCTGATGGTCATCAACATCAGCGAAATCCAGGACAGTACTGCCATCAAGGGATGGATCTATACGGCTGAGGGCCTCTCGTTCATGATCGGCGCCTTTGCCGTGAAGCGAATCGGGGAAAAGATCTCCCCTTACAGGATCCTGTTCACCTTCTCATTCATCATCGGGATTGCCCAGTTGGTTCTGTACTTTGCCGGGAACCCGGTACTTTCGGTGCTGTCGTTCATCATCTTCGGTTTTGCCGTCGGCTGCTTCTTCCCGACGGCGGCCACCATCTTCCAGACCCGGATCCCGAAGGACTATCACGGAAGGTTCTTCTCGTTCCGGAACATGCTCGACCGGATGGCCTTCCAGGTTGTCCTATTGATGACGGGGCTGCTCCTCGATCTTGTCGGGCTGCCGGTCATGACCGTCCTGTTCGGAGGATTCTCCCTGATCATGACCACGATCTTCTACGTGAGATTCAAGGCACTGCAAGAGGGAAAGACACAAGAAATCGAAGCATAA
- a CDS encoding DoxX family protein, whose protein sequence is MHSIASFILRIVLGFTFFVHGLDKFQGGLSNTADFFSSMGIPGFMAYIVAVIELVGGVAMILGLGTRIIAVLFTLVMLGAIVTVKFSAGFVGGYELDVALLAMSVYFILSSQSAFALDNRWKKA, encoded by the coding sequence ATGCACTCAATCGCTTCATTCATTTTACGTATCGTTCTTGGATTTACATTTTTTGTCCACGGGCTGGATAAATTTCAGGGAGGGCTCTCCAATACTGCGGACTTCTTCTCGAGTATGGGAATCCCGGGATTCATGGCCTATATCGTAGCAGTCATCGAGCTAGTGGGAGGCGTGGCCATGATCCTCGGGCTTGGAACAAGAATCATCGCCGTCCTATTTACCTTGGTTATGCTCGGTGCCATCGTGACGGTTAAATTTTCTGCCGGTTTTGTGGGAGGCTATGAATTGGATGTGGCCCTGCTGGCCATGTCGGTTTACTTCATTTTATCAAGTCAATCTGCTTTTGCATTAGATAATCGCTGGAAGAAAGCATAG
- a CDS encoding LLM class flavin-dependent oxidoreductase — protein sequence MKLSVLDQTVRTVGEEAGEAFKQTGELARLAEEWGYTRFWVAEHHNTNGMAGTAPQVLISHLASITEKIRIGSGGVLLPQYSPLKIAEDFKVLETLFPGRIDLGIGRSPGGSYETRIALTDGVKKSMNEFPHQVEALKSYLWNLEETKVRAFPMTEGRVLPWILGITHRGARLAAELGTAFTFGHFISPANGKRAMDLYHEQFRPSAGLQDPKSNVCIFVVCAPTQEEAERLAMTQDHWLLEVERGIDTRIPTQASSESRILRPSEIEKVKENRKRMLIGTPQKVKEELDMLSEVYRTDEFMIITNIADFEAKKRSYELLAEAVL from the coding sequence ATGAAATTAAGCGTATTGGATCAAACGGTCCGGACCGTAGGAGAAGAGGCGGGGGAGGCGTTCAAACAGACAGGGGAGCTTGCGCGGCTGGCAGAAGAATGGGGCTATACAAGGTTCTGGGTGGCCGAGCATCATAATACAAACGGCATGGCTGGGACTGCTCCACAGGTGCTTATCTCACATCTTGCTTCCATTACAGAGAAGATCCGGATCGGTTCTGGAGGCGTCCTCCTGCCTCAGTACAGCCCGCTGAAGATCGCGGAAGATTTCAAGGTTCTCGAAACGCTTTTTCCCGGCCGAATCGACCTTGGAATCGGTCGGTCACCGGGTGGGTCGTATGAGACCAGGATCGCCCTTACTGATGGGGTGAAAAAGAGCATGAACGAATTCCCTCATCAAGTAGAGGCCCTTAAATCCTACTTGTGGAACCTGGAAGAAACCAAGGTCCGGGCATTCCCCATGACAGAAGGACGTGTGCTTCCGTGGATCCTCGGCATCACCCACAGGGGAGCAAGGCTTGCGGCGGAGCTCGGGACAGCGTTCACCTTCGGTCATTTCATCTCACCGGCCAACGGGAAGAGGGCGATGGATCTTTATCATGAACAGTTCCGGCCATCAGCAGGACTTCAGGATCCAAAGAGCAACGTGTGCATATTCGTCGTCTGTGCCCCGACACAGGAAGAAGCCGAGCGCCTTGCCATGACGCAGGATCATTGGCTGCTTGAAGTTGAAAGGGGCATCGATACCCGCATCCCCACACAGGCATCGTCGGAAAGCAGGATTCTACGCCCTTCGGAAATAGAGAAGGTCAAAGAAAACCGAAAGCGGATGCTTATCGGAACTCCCCAGAAGGTGAAAGAAGAGCTGGATATGCTCAGTGAAGTATACAGGACGGACGAGTTCATGATCATCACGAACATAGCCGACTTTGAGGCGAAGAAAAGGTCGTATGAACTGTTGGCAGAAGCCGTTCTATAA
- a CDS encoding MarR family winged helix-turn-helix transcriptional regulator, whose translation MKELLLLENQICFKIYSAEREITKLYRELLDEIGLTYPQYLAMLVLWEKGTVTVKELGTHLFLDSGTLTPMLKRMEANGLVERRRSVEDERSVCITLTQEGENMREKAECVPTRLLENLDMNPEELMQLDGTLSTILKKLRHQE comes from the coding sequence ATGAAGGAATTATTGCTTCTTGAAAATCAAATCTGTTTTAAAATCTACTCTGCCGAGCGGGAGATTACGAAATTATATAGAGAACTTTTGGATGAGATCGGCCTCACATATCCTCAGTATCTGGCCATGCTGGTTCTTTGGGAGAAGGGGACGGTGACCGTCAAAGAGCTCGGGACACATCTTTTCCTTGATTCCGGTACGCTGACTCCGATGCTGAAAAGGATGGAGGCGAACGGGTTGGTGGAACGCCGGCGTTCTGTTGAAGATGAACGTAGTGTATGTATTACCCTCACACAGGAAGGGGAAAACATGAGGGAAAAAGCTGAATGTGTGCCGACCCGCCTTCTTGAGAACCTGGATATGAACCCTGAGGAATTGATGCAGCTTGATGGCACGCTATCAACGATCTTGAAGAAGCTGCGGCATCAGGAATAA
- a CDS encoding organic hydroperoxide resistance protein: MEALYTAKSTADGGRTGKVVSSDGLIDFDLAMPKSLGGSGDIDSTNPEQLFSAGYAACFDSALNMVARQERKKIDSRVTAEVSIGKDTDGGFKLAVVLTAAINGVDESEAKDLIEKAHQACPYSKATRGNIDVELKTESF; this comes from the coding sequence ATGGAAGCATTATACACAGCAAAATCAACAGCAGATGGCGGACGTACTGGTAAGGTGGTAAGCAGCGACGGATTGATCGATTTCGATTTGGCGATGCCTAAGTCTCTCGGCGGATCTGGAGACATTGATTCCACCAACCCGGAACAATTATTCTCAGCGGGTTACGCAGCATGTTTCGATAGCGCCCTCAACATGGTCGCACGCCAAGAACGCAAAAAAATCGACTCGCGCGTAACAGCAGAAGTCTCTATCGGTAAAGACACCGACGGCGGCTTCAAACTGGCAGTCGTCCTGACAGCTGCCATCAACGGCGTTGACGAAAGCGAAGCAAAAGACCTGATCGAAAAAGCCCACCAAGCTTGCCCTTACTCCAAAGCAACACGCGGCAACATCGACGTGGAATTGAAAACAGAAAGCTTCTGA
- a CDS encoding VOC family protein encodes MGFHESPNTYVGNVTIKVTDLERSLSFYKEVIGFDVLEHGGHKVVLTADGKVPLLTIIQPEGVQAKQGRTTGLYHFAILLPSRKELGKSLHHLLASNIQLGSGDHEVSEALYLSDPDGNGIEIYRDRPSSDWVWNGDQVRMGTEPVDARAVLAESNDEPWTGLPAETVMGHIHLHVDDLKAAEAFYHDGLGFDVVTRYGGQAIFMSTGRYHHHIGLNTWNGTGAPRPAENQVGLDAYTLIYPSQSALDEAAANLRAIGAKADVSEDGFLTEDPAGNKIKLITI; translated from the coding sequence ATGGGATTTCATGAATCTCCGAATACGTATGTTGGGAATGTGACAATCAAGGTGACAGATCTGGAGCGCTCGCTCTCGTTTTACAAAGAGGTCATCGGTTTTGATGTTTTGGAACACGGCGGCCATAAGGTGGTCCTGACCGCTGATGGGAAGGTGCCCCTTCTCACGATCATCCAGCCGGAAGGAGTGCAGGCAAAACAGGGGAGAACGACAGGGCTCTATCATTTTGCCATCCTGTTGCCTTCACGGAAGGAACTGGGCAAGAGTCTCCATCATCTTCTCGCGTCCAACATCCAACTCGGATCAGGGGATCATGAAGTCAGCGAAGCCCTGTATCTTTCTGACCCGGACGGCAACGGAATCGAAATCTATCGCGACCGCCCATCATCCGATTGGGTATGGAACGGCGATCAGGTCAGGATGGGTACCGAGCCTGTGGATGCACGAGCCGTCCTTGCTGAATCAAATGACGAGCCGTGGACGGGTCTTCCTGCCGAAACGGTCATGGGACATATCCATCTCCATGTAGACGACCTGAAGGCAGCCGAGGCGTTCTACCATGACGGACTCGGATTCGATGTCGTCACCCGCTACGGTGGCCAGGCGATCTTCATGTCGACAGGGCGCTATCACCATCATATCGGACTGAACACGTGGAACGGGACAGGGGCGCCGCGTCCGGCAGAGAACCAGGTTGGCCTGGATGCCTATACGCTCATATATCCATCTCAGTCCGCGCTCGATGAAGCGGCAGCGAACCTCCGGGCAATCGGAGCGAAGGCAGACGTATCTGAAGATGGGTTCCTGACCGAAGACCCGGCAGGTAATAAAATCAAGTTGATCACCATCTAA
- a CDS encoding flavodoxin family protein codes for MKILTLLGSTRKNGNSETLARKAVEGTDHTIVTLADLTIEAITDLRHTPEGFSPVDDDYEKLVTLMEEHDVLLFATPLYWYGMSGPMKDFFDRWSQYLRDDRFNLKEELKKKKAYVIITGGTSAKVKGLPLVQQFNYICEFVNMEFVDYIIGAGVKPGEILNDEASLLKAARWNEAFK; via the coding sequence TTGAAGATTTTGACTTTGCTAGGTAGTACGAGAAAAAATGGGAATTCAGAAACCCTTGCCCGTAAAGCAGTGGAAGGGACCGATCACACCATCGTCACCCTGGCAGACCTTACCATTGAAGCCATCACCGACCTCAGGCACACGCCTGAAGGATTCTCACCGGTGGATGATGATTACGAAAAACTCGTCACCCTCATGGAAGAGCATGATGTCCTATTATTCGCCACCCCTCTGTATTGGTACGGAATGAGCGGACCGATGAAGGACTTCTTCGATCGCTGGAGCCAGTATCTTCGCGATGACCGTTTCAACCTGAAGGAAGAACTGAAGAAAAAGAAAGCCTACGTTATCATCACAGGTGGTACCAGCGCCAAAGTGAAGGGGCTCCCCCTTGTACAGCAATTCAATTACATTTGCGAATTCGTAAACATGGAATTTGTCGACTATATCATAGGTGCCGGTGTCAAACCGGGCGAAATCCTGAATGATGAAGCATCCCTTCTTAAAGCAGCACGCTGGAATGAAGCATTCAAGTAA